From a single Brassica napus cultivar Da-Ae chromosome C9, Da-Ae, whole genome shotgun sequence genomic region:
- the BNAC09G50100D gene encoding uncharacterized protein BNAC09G50100D, producing the protein MEAMSQSCMTIITTSLSPPTTHQILAPVKSIPQTKPSLNARKQKPFAAARCVASGSGYAAAVEPITPEEEEELTQRKSICGGEANRGMWELLECLEKEAIMGDDDGRDPKDYNRRAKIFDKSSKIFKNIKEHRDDHSRE; encoded by the coding sequence ATGGAAGCTATGTCTCAATCCTGCATGACGATCATCACAACAAGCCTATCTCCTCCTACAACTCATCAAATTCTAGCTCCGGTCAAGTCAATCCCACAGACCAAACCGAGCCTTAACGCCAGGAAGCAGAAGCCCTTCGCTGCTGCTAGGTGCGTGGCTTCAGGCTCGGGTTATGCAGCGGCAGTGGAGCCAATCACcccagaggaagaggaagagctGACTCAGAGAAAAAGTATATGTGGTGGAGAAGCAAACAGAGGAATGTGGGAGCTCCTCGAATGCCTTGAGAAAGAAGCTATCATGGGGGATGATGATGGGAGAGACCCTAAAGATTACAACAGGAGAGCAAAGATCTTTGACAAGAGTTCTAAAATCTTCAAGAACATCAAAGAACACAGAGATGATCACTCTCGAGAGTAA
- the LOC106442699 gene encoding probable helicase MAGATAMA 3, whose translation MSVSLDHLVAQKLGSAIDKPKQGTTGTDVDSIRTSILDEAAIVFATLSFSGSPLLAKSNRGFDVVIIDEAAQAVEPATLIPLATRCKQVFLLQTALVYEPKQLPATVISTVAQDSGYGTSMFERLQKAGYPVNMLKTQYRMHPEIRSFPSKEFYEEALEDGSDIEAQTTRDWHKYRCFGPFCFFDIHEGKESQHPGATGSRVNLDEVEFVLLIYHRLVTMYPELKSSSQLAIISPYSYQVKALKDRFKEMFGAEADKVVDINTVDGFQGREKDVTIFSCVRANDKGEIGFLSNSHRMNVGITRAKSSVLVVGSAATLKSDPLWKNLVESAEKRNRLFKVSKPMDDFFSEDNLERMKVTEKDMEIPDALGFEDEAPPLAANYVGNDDNDFGDGGDGALAEED comes from the exons ATGTCAGTATCGCTGGATCACCTC GTGGCACAGAAGCTTGGCTCAGCGATTGATAAACCAAAACAAGGAACCACAGGAACTGATGTAGATAGCATCCGGACTTCAATTTTGGACGAGGCTGCAATT GTGTTTGCTACTCTTAGCTTCAGTGGGTCACCACTTCTGGCTAAATCAAACCGTGGTTTCGACGTCGTTATTATAGATGAAGCTGCACAAGCT GTTGAGCCGGCAACTCTTATCCCCTTGGCCACTAGGTGCAAACAAGTATTTCTG TTGCAAACAGCATTAGTTTATGAGCCAAAACAACTCCCAGCTACTGTAATTTCAACTGTTGCTCAGGATTCTGG CTACGGTACAAGCATGTTCGAGAGACTTCAAAAGGCTGGCTATCCAGTGAACATGTTGAAAACCCAATACCGAATGCATCCAGAG ATAAGAAGCTTTCCGTCAAAGGAATTCTATGAAGAGGCTCTGGAAGATGGATCCGATATTGAAGCACAGACGACTCGCGACTGGCATAAATACCGTTGTTTTGGTCCGTTTTGCTTTTTTGATATACACGAAGGGAAAGAGTCGCAACATCCAGGAGCAACTGGCTCTCGGGTTAATCTAGACGAGGTGGAGTTTGTTCTCCTCATCTACCACAGGCTTGTTACAATGTACCCAGAGCTCAAGTCAAGCTCTCAGCTAGCTATTATATCGCCTTATAGCTACCAAGTGAAAGCTCTCAAAGATCGGTTCAAGGAGATGTTTGGTGCAGAGGCTGACAAAGTGGTTGATATCAACACTGTCGATGGGTTCCAG gGAAGGGAGAAGGatgttacaatattttcatGTGTTAGAGCTAATGACAAAGGAGAAATTGGGTTTCTATCTAACTCTCATAGGATGAACGTGGGGATTACTCGAGCTAAGTCTTCTGTTTTG GTGGTTGGTTCAGCTGCAACATTAAAGAGTGATCCACTCTGGAAAAACCTTGTAGAAAGTGCTGAGAAGAGAAACCGATTGTTCAAGGTATCGAAGCCAATGGATGATTTCTTCAGCGAGGACAATCTGGAGAGGATGAAAGTTACAGAGAAAGATATGGAGATTCCTGATGCACTAGGGTTTGAAGATGAAGCTCCTCCACTTGCAGCAAATTACGTTGGAAATGATGATAACGACTTTGGAGATGGTGGTGATGGAGCCTTGGCTGAAGAAGACTAA